The Thioalkalivibrio nitratireducens DSM 14787 DNA segment TGCGCGACAGCGGCACGCCGGCCGCCACCGAGCGCAGCGGGAAGCGACCGCACCATTCGGGCAACGGCGGATGCCCGCGCCCGAGCGCGTCGACCACGACGACCTCGACCCGGGGATAGGTCTGCAGCGCCAGCGAATCGAGCGCTTCCTGCAACGCCGCACGCCCCATGCTGCGCACCACGACCGATACCAACGGCTGGGTCTGTTCGTCGAGCGGCAGGCCGCGTTCCGCGGCCCAGCGCGCCGCGCTCGCGTAGAGCGCCATCGGGTCCTTGGCGATCTCGGCCGCGGTGGCCACGCAGTACGCCTCGGCGGCCTCGACCTCGGGACCGAGGGTATACGACCGGAACCGGTTCAGCGCCTCGACATGCCCCTGGTAGTCGCGCTGGCGTATCTGGCTGGCGAACACCGCCATGGCCGCGCGCTTGCGCGGCAGTAGATCGGTCACGTCGAGCAGCCGGTTCGGCCGCAGCGGAACCCCCACTTCGTACATCGCGAGCCGCAGTTCGCCGCCGACGCGGCGCACCGCCTCCGCCGCCACCATGCCAAGCGCCCGGTGGTCCGGGTGCATCTCGAGCACCGAGGGCGCATAGAGCAGGCGCGTGCCGGACCCGCGCAGCGTATCGACCACGCGCTGCACCAGCCACTCGCCATAACGGACGCCGCGGTCCGGGAGCCCCCAGAACTCCGGATCCCCATACCCCAGCAACCGGCCCGCCGCCCGGCTCTCGCGCTGGCGCTCGCGGGCGTAGTCGACGGCACTGCCGCTGTCAGGCGGGGCTTCCGCCGCCCCGTCGGTGACGACGATCACGCGCACGGGATCGCCCGCATCGACGTGGCGCAGGATCGCCCCGCCGCAGCCGAAGACCTCGTCGTCGGGATGCGGAGCGAGCACCACCGCTGGGCCGCGACCCAGTGCCTGCACACACTCGTAGGGTACGTGCCGTTCTTCCATCAGCATCCCTTCCCCGGCACCGGCCCCGTCCCTCCCGGATCCGCCCTAGCGGGCTGCCGCGGGGTGGCTCCCGCAGTTCATTCTGCGTTCACTCCGGCCGCCGGTTCAACGGGCGCCTGCGCAGGCTGCGAAGCCCAGTCACCGAGCCCCTCCATCCGGCGCCGGAACTCCTCGGTGACCACGCGCGTCTCGGTCACGTCGCGCGCGACCTGCGGCGTGATCAGAACGAGCAGTTCGGTGCGCTGCATCGAGGTACGCGTCGTTCCGAACAGCGGGCCGAACAACGGCATCCGGTGCAGACCCGGAACCCCCGTCTCGGTACGGCTGTTGCTGTCGCGAATCAGCCCGCCCAGTACCACGGTCTCGCCGCTCTGCACCGCGACGGAACTCTCGATCAGGCGCTGCTGGATCGTCGGCGAGTCGATGCCCGATGTGGTGGTGCGCGCCACATCGTTGACCTCCTGTTTCACGTCCATCAGCACCATGCCGCCCGCGTTCACCCGCGGGGTGACCTCGAGGCTCACGCCGGTGTCGCGGAACTGGATGTTGCTGACGATCACCGGGCTGTCGGTCACCACCGACGCGGTCTCGGTCGTGCGCACCGGTACCTGGTCGCCGACCCGGATCACGGCGGTCTGATTGTCGAGCACCATCACCGACGGCGAGGACAGCACGTTGACGAGCGAGTCCTCCGCCAGCGCGCTCAGCACCGCACGCACCTGGCTCGCACTGTCGACGATCGAGTAGTTGAACCCGGGAAAGGTCTGCGCAAGCGTCGCGGAGTCACTCGACCCGAATATGCCGCGACCCCGATAACCACTGCCGAGGTTGTCCTTGAAAAACCACTGCAGCCCGTATCGCAGTTCGTCGGACAGGGTCACTTCGACGATGGTCGCATCGACCAACACCTGCATCGGCGGAATATCCAGCTCGCGGACCGCCGCCTCGATGACTTCGTAATCGCGCGCACTCGCGAGCACCAGCAGCGCGTTGTTGCGGTCGTCGGCAATGATGCGGACCTCGCCGTCGAGCGTGCCGGAGACCGTCCCGGCATCGATCACCGTCGCCTCGGCAACCGACCGGCCGCCGGCCCGTTCGGCCGATGCTTCCTGCGTGCCGCCGAGTTCGACCGCGGTCATGCCCGGCGCCAGCGAGGCCTCCGGTTCGGCGCGGGGCACCCCCGAGCCGGTGTAGACCTGCGTCAACACCTCGGCAACGTCCGCGGCCTTGCCGTTCTGCATCCGGTAGACGTGCAGCCGCGGCGTGTGCACGTCGCGGCTGCGGTCGAGCCGGGTGATCCATTCCTTCGCCTCGTCGAGGTAACGCGGCTGCGGGGTGATCACGAGCAATGCGTTCAGTCGCTGCACCGGGATCAGGCGGAACAGCCCGAACACCGGAGACTCCGGATCGGCCAGAACGCGCTGCAAGGCATCGGCCACCGCGTCCACCTCGGCATTCTTCAGCGTGAAGAGGCCAACGGACATCCCCTTCAGCCAATCGACGTCGAAGATCTCGACGGTTTCCAGCCACTGCGCCAGCTCGCGCCGCGTCCCCGCCAGAATCAACAGATTGCGGTTCCGGTCCACGCGTACCGCCGAACCGGGAGTGAGAAAGGGTTCCAGGATCTTGTACATCTCGGCGGCACCGATGTACTCCAGAGGCACGATACGCACGCCGAAACCGGGGTCGCCCGCCCGAAGCCCCGGCGCGACAGTGCCCTGCAGCGCCCGGTCGCGCGGCATCACCTGGTGGACTCCATCGACCGGAACGATCACCACCCCGCGCAGGCGCAGGATCTGCTCGAGGGTCGGCAACAGCGCGTCGCGCGACAACGGCCGCGTGGTCTGCAACGTGACCTGCCCCTGCACGCCGTCCTCGATCAGGTAGTTCAGCTCCAGGAGTTCGCCCAGCACGAAGCTGACCACCTCGCGCAGGTCCGCGGCCTCGAAGTTCAGCGAGACGTCTCCGGTCGGCTCCTCGGCACGAACGGCACGCGCGGCGCGTTCGGCGTCGAAGAACTCGCCGGAACCCCGGAGAATTTCGTCCTCGATGCGCGCATCCGCGCGCAGCCCGCCCGGGGCATCCGGCGCTTGGCGCGCGGCCGGTGTACCGGGCAACGCGGCATCCGGCGGCGGCGTCGCCTGACCCGGCAGTGTCCGCGGTCCGCCGGATCCGCTGTCAGGCTCCAGCGTCGCGCAGGACCACAGGAACAGCGCGGCCGCGACGAGCCCCCCGGCACGCAGCGCCAGCCGAGCAACCCGCCACGCTGCCCCGGGCGACCCGGCCACACGCACTCTACCCTTCGTTCCCGATACCATTTGTGTCCTCTTCGAATATATTGCCTGGAATCTCTTCCAGCCTGCCGTCCGGCACCTGATCCCCGATACGCCGGGCGGCTTCTCCGGTCCGCCGTTCCGGCCGCAGCGGCAGGATCATGGTCCCGGCCTGCGAGCGCAGTTCGACCTGGTCGGCCGCGACCGCTTCCAGCACCCAGTCTCCCCGCGCGTCGCCCTCGCGCAGCACGAAGCTGCGGCCGCTCTCGCGATCGCGCACGATCGCGAAACGCCCTTCGGGCGCGATCACGGTGCTGGTCAGCACCCAGGCCTCGGGGCTGCGTTCCAACGGCGCCGGCACGGCCTCCGCCTCGTCGACACGCGGCCGGCGCCCGGGCACGAACAGCGGACGGTCGCGCAGCTCCAGCGCGGGCGCCAGTTCCGGCAGCACCGGCAGCGCCAGGTCGGCAGGCGCCACCGCCGGAAGCTCCCGCTGTACCGTCGCGAGCAGTGCGTCGCGCCGCTCCTCGTACCAGCGATGCATCAACCATGCCTCGACGGCTAGCGCTACCAGCAGCAGCAGCGCCACCAGCGCCAGCGGGACGCGGACGCCACGCACGGTCATTCCCCGCCTCGCATGAAGACCATCGCATCGAACTGCGCCTCGACCTGCTCGGCGCCCGGGTCGGGCGTTCCACGCCGCACCACGCCCCGCCGCCCCTGAATGCGGACGTTGTCGACGAAAATCAGCGGGCGCGCTGATTCCACCGCCTCGAGCACCTCGGCCAGCACCTCGCTGTCGCCGCTCATCTGCATCCGTACCGCCACGCGCACGAAGCCCTCCTCTTCCTGCGGCGCCATGACCAGGGTCGAGCGCACGTTGCCCCCCTTGTCGGCCACGACCTCGCCGAGGCGGCGCTGCAGATCGGCGGCGGCAAGGGCCGGCGTCTCCCGCTCGACCGCCAGCCCGGCACTGCGCACCGTCTCGGTCAGATCGGCGACCCGTTCATCGAGTGCCGGCCCCTGGGCCGCGACCTGCGCCAGCCGCTCGAGCCGGAAGCCGAGGTCGGCAACCGCATCGTGGTAGAGGCGATACCGGTCGACGACCGGCTTCACCACGCCCACGCCGACGGCCACGAGCACGAGCAGCAGGATCCCGAGCGCAAGCGCGCGGCGCTCGCGCGGCTGCAGATTTTCCAGCGTCATCCGTCGGCCCTGCGGATACGCGCGGTAATCCGAAACTGGTCGGCGGCACCGCCCATGCGGTCACGCGTGACCGGGGCCGAAAACGACACGCTTTCGAACATCGGCGATGCCTCGATCCGCTCGATCAACCCCGACGCCGATTCCGACAAGCCGCCGATGTCGACACGGTTTCCGGACAGCTCCAGGCTCTGCACCCAGGTATCGTCCGGCAGCACCCGGGCCAGCTCGTCGAGCGCCTCGGCCGTATACGGCCGCGCCAGCCGGCGCTGCACCAGGAACTCCGCCTGCTGGCGCAGATCCCCGTGGCGCGCCTGCAATTCCTCCACCTGGCGCGCGACGCCTTCGTAGCGCGACACCTCATGGTTCAGCACGACGACCACCTGACGCAGGTAGCCCAGCGGCACGAGCGCGGCCGCGACCAGAAGCACGACAACCGCCCGCGCCAGCCAGGTATTGGCCCGGGCCGCAGCACTGCCCTGCGCCCGGGGCCCGCGTGGCAGCAGATCGATCGCTTTCTCGCCTGCAGCGAGCACGCGGTCGGGGCGGAGATCGAGCGCGGCCAGCCGGTCCAGCCACGCGTCCAGCCGCGGGCGGGGAATCACCAGCAGCCGGATCCGCAGCCGCCCCTGAGCGGGCCGGCGCTCGAGAACACGGAACGCATGGTAGACCGCATCGACCTTGAACGGCGTGTGCCGGTCCATTTCGAAGCCAATTACCTGGGCGAGGTTCTCCTCGACGGCCAGCGGAAGATCCAGCGTCTTCGCGAGCACCTGGCCGGGCGGCAACACCAGTTCCAGGTCACGCCGTGCGCGTTCCTGGCGCAGCTCCCGGGGAAACGCTCCCGCCGATTCGATCTCGGCGAGCGCGAAAGCGCCCAGTTCCCGACGGCCACCTGCGGCCCGCACCGATGCGACGACCTGTTCGCCGCCGAGCTCGAGCACCAGCGCTTCGCGTTCGGGAAACACGCGGCGCGGCAGCAGGGCGCGCAATTCGCCCCACCACCAGCGCCACAAGGCGGCGACTGCCGCCCCTGCCGATTTCCGGTTCACTTCCACATTCACCTGCTCGCCCCATCGCCTGCCCCCGTAACGCGGCCGCGATCGCGATAGGCCACGATCGTGAAGGGCTTCCCGCCGCCGTCATTCGCAGGAACGAGTGTGGCCCGCAGGCCCGCGGAGCCCCCTCCCGGCAGCACGACGAAAGACTCGACAATATACGCGATTCCGGCGGGCGAGGCTACGTGCGCGAACGCGCCGGGGAAAGCCGGCCCCGGTCTCCCCTGTGCAAGCGCCGCCTCGCGTTCCTGCACGAAGCCGTCCAGGACCACCGGCTCCGCAGCCGACAGCGCGGTCAGCAGGCGCGGGTCCGCGATCTCCGGGGCAATGCCCGCAACCCCGGAATATACCGTCAGCCATGGCGCAACCCGACGATAGACCGTCGGCGTGATGCCAAGAACGCGCTGGAGCTCCTCGACCGCCGGAAACGGTCCGTTGCGCGGGCCGTCGGCACGCCCGGCGGCCGCATAGCCTGCGGCACCGTCGCCATGCAGCCGGCGCTCCGGGCTCGGATCCCGCCAGTCGAGGATGTTGTCGACCAGCCGGCTGCGCTGCGCGGCTTCGTCGGCTCCGGCCGAAAGCAGCAGCGCGTCGAGCAGCTCGCCCGGCGCGTGGTTCAGGTCGACGTAGGCGGCCGCATCGCGGACCCGGACCCAGATCTCCCGGTCGCCGAGCACGATGCGCCGCAGCGCGCCGTCGCCGCTCCAGCGCTGTTCCGGCTGCGGGTGGCTCAGCATCAGCGCCGCGTGGTGGATGCCGCCCTCGGCCAGCGTGCGCGCTTCGGTGACCTGCTGCAGGTAGTGCACGATCCCGGCTTCCCGGCGCATGCCCAGCGTCAGGCTGCCGGCGATCACCGTCAGCAATGTTATGATCCACAGCGTGGTGACCAGCGCAACCCCGCGCCGGCGCCTGCGCGCTGCCAGCGTCCGCTTCCGCGTCATGGCCGCGGCTCCGTGATCCAGATCTGGGCGCCATAATCCTGGCGCGGCGCGACGATCAGCGGCGGCCATTCGCCTTCCCGGTCGCGGATGCGCATCCGCACCAGACGCGGCAGGCGGTCCGCCCGCCAGTGGTCGGTCCAGTTCGGTTCGCGGCCGTGCGCCTGGGTGCCGAAATACTCAAGCGCGATTTCCTGCACGCCGTCGGCGAGGGTCTCGCGGTCGGTCTGCGTCGCCGCGAGCGTATCCGGATGGAACAGGCGCTGCCCGAGGACCAGCGCGGCTTCCGCGGTACCTGCACCCGCCACCTCGAGCGAGAGGCGGTACAGGCCGCCGCCGCCGCGGTGCCCGGGCAGGGCCGCCACCCAGTCGACACCATCCGGGCGCCCCTCGAAAACGAGCACCGGGCCCTGGTCCGCGGTCTGCCGGAACACCGGCTCGGCGCGCGCCAGGCTGCGGTCGATGAACTCGAGCACCTGCATGCGGTCGGCGACCTCGCGGCCGGCGCGTTCCGCGGCATCCCAGCTTCCCGCGCCCAGGCGCAGCCCCGAGAACAGCAGGCTCAGCAGCAGACCGAGCAGCACCAGCGCGATCATCACCTCCAGCAGCGTGAATCCACGCGCCGGACCCGACCGCCACCGCACGCGCGTCATCGGGACGCCACCACCCGGAGTGTGGTCAACTGTAGCGATCGCGGCCGTGCCTCGCCCCAATACACTTCCAGCGTGACCAGGAAGGCGTCCAGCCCAGCGGGCTGTGCCAGACCGCCATCGATCCATTCGTGGGGTGCGACCGTCTGGCGCCACCGGTAGCCGTCGCGGCCGAAGTCGCCCCGGGTTTCCCCGACTTGCAACGGTTCCTCGACGCCAGCCAGCGCGAGCTGACTCTGCGCCAGGCGCAGCGCGGTGGCATATTCCCCAGCCTGCGCCGAGAGGCGCAAGCCGCCGGAAAACACCTGAAACAGCACCGCGAGCGTGACCGACATCAGCACGAAGGCGACCAGCACTTCGAGAAGCGAAAACCCTCGGCCCCGCCCCGGACGGGTCTTCGGGCACGTCCGCCGCCGGGTTCGGTCAGGCATCGCCGCCGGCTCCGCCGCCAGCGGTGATGCCCACCCGCCCGGTCAGCCACTGGACGTCGACCCGATAGCGACGCTGCCCCGCCGCCAGCGTCAGCCTGCCGCCGGTGGCCGAACCATCGGGGAAGAAGGTGATCGCGCCCACGCTGTCGCCGACGACTTCGGTGGTTCCTGTCACCATCCGCAGGTCGATGCCGCCGGGGAGCTTGCGCTGACGGGCGTCGTCGCCGATCCAGTAGAGGCCCTGTTCCACATCGACGAACAAGCCGACCGGCTCTCCGGAGGCGATGGCGCGGCCCCGCGCGTAGCGCAGGCCCGACGCGAGGTCGCGGGCGGCACCCTTGATCTCCAGCCCCGCCAGCGCCCCGTCGAAACGCGGCACGACGAGTACCAGCCCCACCGAAAGGATCACCAGCACGACCATCAATTCGATCATCGTGAACCCCCGGCGATCGCCGACCGCGACGGTCCGGGACATGGCGACCAAAACCGTCGCTACTCCCAGCTCACGACATCTGCGCTTTCGCCTTCACCACCCTCACGGCCGTCAGCCCCGTAGGACCAGAGGTCGAACGCACCGTGCTGCCCGGGAAACCGGTAACGATAGGCGTTGCCCCAGGGATCCTCGGGCACCTCGCGCTTGCGCAGATAGGGGCCGTTCCAGCGCTGCGCACCTGAGGGCTCCCGCACCAGTGCCGACAGGCCTTGCTCGGTCGTCGGATAGGAGCCGACGTCCAGGCGGTATAGATCGAGCGCGGAACTCAATTCCTGGATCTGCACCTGGGCGGCGCGCGTCTTCGACTCGCCGAGATAACGCATCACCTGCGGACCCACCAGCCCGGCCAGCAGCCCGAGGATCACCAGGACGACGAGCAGTTCGATCAGGGTAAATCCGCGAACACGGGTGCCCGCGGCGGCGCGCGCCGGAAACGGCGTCGCAGGAATCGGAATCATCGTTTTCATTCACTTCCAGTGTCGGTTGGATGGTCAGTCGGCGGGAATTCTACCGGCGTTGGACCGGCGTTCAAAAGGCGAGTTCGTTCACGCTGACAATCGCCACCAGGATCGAGATGATGATGAACGCGATGACCAGACCCAGGCCCACGATCAGCACGGGTTCGAGCAGCGTCAGCATCCGCTGGATCGCGGTGCGGACCTCGCGGTCGTAGACGTCGGCGACCTGGATCAGCATGTCTTCGAGACGCCCGGTCTGCTCGCCGACCTTGATCATCTGCACGCCGAGCTTCGGGAACACGTCTGCCTGGAGCAGCGGATCGGCCATGCCCTTTCCTTCCTTGAGACCGTCGACGGCGGTACCCAGACCTTCCGCGAGCACCCGGTTGCCCAACGTCTCGCGCACGATCGACAGCCCTGCCAGCAGCGGTACGCCGTTCCCGAGGAGCGTGCCCAGGGTCCGTGACAGGCGCGCGGTCTCGAGCTTGCGGATCAGATCGCCGAACAGCGGCAGGCGCAACAGGCGGCGGTCCCAGCGCAACCGGCTCTGCGGACGCCGCAGCTGCCGGCGCAGGAACAGGTACAGGAGCACGGCTCCGATCGGGATCGTCCAGCCGTATCCGGCCATGAAATCGCCGCTGGCGACGACCACCTGCGTCATCAGGGGCAACGCCTGGTCGGCATCCTCGAACAGCTGGGTAAAATGCGGCACGACGAACGTCAGCAACACCAGGACCGAGATCACCGACACCACGACCAGGATCGCCGGGTAGACCAGCGCCGATACGATGGTCTCGCGCAGTTCCCGCGACCGGCGCAGATAGTCCGCGAGGCGTGTCAGTACCCCATCCAGCGAACCGCCCAGCTCGCCGGCCCGGACCATGTTCACGTAGAGACGCGAGAACACGCTGCCCTGTGCCTCGAGTGCGTCGGACAAGGACGAACCGCTACGGACGCGGTCGAGCACCCGCGCCACGAGACCGCCGAGAGGCGAATCCCCCGAGAGTTCCACCAGCATCTGCAGCGAACGCTCGAGCGGCAGTCCCGCCCGAAGCAGCGTGGCGAGCTCTTCGGTAAACGCGTGCAGGTCCTGCGCGCGGACACGCCGGTTCCGCCCGATGCCCGGCAGGTGCAGTGCGGCCATGCCGTGCGCTTCGCGCACCCGGATCGGGATCTGCCCGGAGGACTGCAGATAACGGACCACCGCTTGCGCGTCGGGCGCCTCGTATTCGCCCTCGACGACCTCGCCTTCACCGGTGGATGCCTTGTAATGGAACAGTGGCACGACCGGCTAGCTCTCCGTCACCCGCAGGATTTCGTCAAGTGTGGTCAGGCCGCGCGCGACCTTGGTGAGACCGTCCTCGTATAGGGTGCGCATGCCTTCCTCCCGTGCCTGCTTCGCGATGTCGCCCGCGGGCGCCTGCCGCATCACCAGGCTGCGGATCGGATCGCTCATCACCAGGAACTCCGTGATCGCCAGCCGACCGCGGAAGCCGGTGTGCGCGCAGGCCGGGCAGCCAACCGCCTGGTACACCTGCAGACCTTCCGGCGGTGCGAAGCGTTCCAGACCGGTTTCCGCGACCAGCTCGGGCACCAGGTGGACCGGCTCGCGACAGTCGGGGCAGAGCCTGCGCACCAGGCGCTGCGCCAGGATACCGTTGACGGTGGAGGTCAGCAGGTACTCCTCGACCCCCATGTCGAGCAGCCGGCTGATGCTCGCCGCCGCGTCGTTCGTGTGCAGCGTGGACAACACGAGGTGGCCGGTCAGCGCGGACTGGACCGCGATCTGCGCGGTCTCGAGGTCGCGCATCTCGCCGACCATGATGATGTCCGGATCCTGACGCACGATACTCCGCAGCGCCGTCGCGAAGGTCAGGCCGATCTGCGGCTTGACCTGGATCTGGTTGACGCCGTCGAGCTGGTATTCGACCGGATCCTCGACCGTGATGATCTTGCGTTCCGC contains these protein-coding regions:
- a CDS encoding PIG-L family deacetylase translates to MEERHVPYECVQALGRGPAVVLAPHPDDEVFGCGGAILRHVDAGDPVRVIVVTDGAAEAPPDSGSAVDYARERQRESRAAGRLLGYGDPEFWGLPDRGVRYGEWLVQRVVDTLRGSGTRLLYAPSVLEMHPDHRALGMVAAEAVRRVGGELRLAMYEVGVPLRPNRLLDVTDLLPRKRAAMAVFASQIRQRDYQGHVEALNRFRSYTLGPEVEAAEAYCVATAAEIAKDPMALYASAARWAAERGLPLDEQTQPLVSVVVRSMGRAALQEALDSLALQTYPRVEVVVVDALGRGHPPLPEWCGRFPLRSVAAGVPLSRSRAANRGLDAANGTFIAFLDDDDLLDPDHLAGLVGHLQNHPSLRAAYAGVRVVDRGPEGQGGIVRVMHEPFNAHRLAYENFIPIHAVVFHRDLLAAGCRFDEDLDVYEDWDFWLQAACHTPFARVDRLSATYRSGGGSGVGLVHARSADASAHRQRLYAKWRARWDASALDAIFGEYRRVRQESLEREQARQRLAEETARQRHALEAQQRLHQALAEQHRDLQDRSAGMQEQHRQEIDRLRQQHRQEIDAVAEQHRQAAARLQQLEQAHSRRLVVRVYRLLRRGRQRLGRVRSPGGRR
- the gspD gene encoding type II secretion system secretin GspD, translating into MVSGTKGRVRVAGSPGAAWRVARLALRAGGLVAAALFLWSCATLEPDSGSGGPRTLPGQATPPPDAALPGTPAARQAPDAPGGLRADARIEDEILRGSGEFFDAERAARAVRAEEPTGDVSLNFEAADLREVVSFVLGELLELNYLIEDGVQGQVTLQTTRPLSRDALLPTLEQILRLRGVVIVPVDGVHQVMPRDRALQGTVAPGLRAGDPGFGVRIVPLEYIGAAEMYKILEPFLTPGSAVRVDRNRNLLILAGTRRELAQWLETVEIFDVDWLKGMSVGLFTLKNAEVDAVADALQRVLADPESPVFGLFRLIPVQRLNALLVITPQPRYLDEAKEWITRLDRSRDVHTPRLHVYRMQNGKAADVAEVLTQVYTGSGVPRAEPEASLAPGMTAVELGGTQEASAERAGGRSVAEATVIDAGTVSGTLDGEVRIIADDRNNALLVLASARDYEVIEAAVRELDIPPMQVLVDATIVEVTLSDELRYGLQWFFKDNLGSGYRGRGIFGSSDSATLAQTFPGFNYSIVDSASQVRAVLSALAEDSLVNVLSSPSVMVLDNQTAVIRVGDQVPVRTTETASVVTDSPVIVSNIQFRDTGVSLEVTPRVNAGGMVLMDVKQEVNDVARTTTSGIDSPTIQQRLIESSVAVQSGETVVLGGLIRDSNSRTETGVPGLHRMPLFGPLFGTTRTSMQRTELLVLITPQVARDVTETRVVTEEFRRRMEGLGDWASQPAQAPVEPAAGVNAE
- the gspM gene encoding type II secretion system protein GspM, which produces MTLENLQPRERRALALGILLLVLVAVGVGVVKPVVDRYRLYHDAVADLGFRLERLAQVAAQGPALDERVADLTETVRSAGLAVERETPALAAADLQRRLGEVVADKGGNVRSTLVMAPQEEEGFVRVAVRMQMSGDSEVLAEVLEAVESARPLIFVDNVRIQGRRGVVRRGTPDPGAEQVEAQFDAMVFMRGGE
- a CDS encoding type II secretion system protein GspL: MNRKSAGAAVAALWRWWWGELRALLPRRVFPEREALVLELGGEQVVASVRAAGGRRELGAFALAEIESAGAFPRELRQERARRDLELVLPPGQVLAKTLDLPLAVEENLAQVIGFEMDRHTPFKVDAVYHAFRVLERRPAQGRLRIRLLVIPRPRLDAWLDRLAALDLRPDRVLAAGEKAIDLLPRGPRAQGSAAARANTWLARAVVVLLVAAALVPLGYLRQVVVVLNHEVSRYEGVARQVEELQARHGDLRQQAEFLVQRRLARPYTAEALDELARVLPDDTWVQSLELSGNRVDIGGLSESASGLIERIEASPMFESVSFSAPVTRDRMGGAADQFRITARIRRADG
- a CDS encoding general secretion pathway protein GspK — protein: MTRKRTLAARRRRRGVALVTTLWIITLLTVIAGSLTLGMRREAGIVHYLQQVTEARTLAEGGIHHAALMLSHPQPEQRWSGDGALRRIVLGDREIWVRVRDAAAYVDLNHAPGELLDALLLSAGADEAAQRSRLVDNILDWRDPSPERRLHGDGAAGYAAAGRADGPRNGPFPAVEELQRVLGITPTVYRRVAPWLTVYSGVAGIAPEIADPRLLTALSAAEPVVLDGFVQEREAALAQGRPGPAFPGAFAHVASPAGIAYIVESFVVLPGGGSAGLRATLVPANDGGGKPFTIVAYRDRGRVTGAGDGASR
- a CDS encoding prepilin-type N-terminal cleavage/methylation domain-containing protein; protein product: MTRVRWRSGPARGFTLLEVMIALVLLGLLLSLLFSGLRLGAGSWDAAERAGREVADRMQVLEFIDRSLARAEPVFRQTADQGPVLVFEGRPDGVDWVAALPGHRGGGGLYRLSLEVAGAGTAEAALVLGQRLFHPDTLAATQTDRETLADGVQEIALEYFGTQAHGREPNWTDHWRADRLPRLVRMRIRDREGEWPPLIVAPRQDYGAQIWITEPRP
- a CDS encoding type IV pilus modification PilV family protein is translated as MPDRTRRRTCPKTRPGRGRGFSLLEVLVAFVLMSVTLAVLFQVFSGGLRLSAQAGEYATALRLAQSQLALAGVEEPLQVGETRGDFGRDGYRWRQTVAPHEWIDGGLAQPAGLDAFLVTLEVYWGEARPRSLQLTTLRVVASR
- a CDS encoding GspH/FimT family pseudopilin encodes the protein MSRTVAVGDRRGFTMIELMVVLVILSVGLVLVVPRFDGALAGLEIKGAARDLASGLRYARGRAIASGEPVGLFVDVEQGLYWIGDDARQRKLPGGIDLRMVTGTTEVVGDSVGAITFFPDGSATGGRLTLAAGQRRYRVDVQWLTGRVGITAGGGAGGDA
- the gspG gene encoding type II secretion system major pseudopilin GspG yields the protein MIPIPATPFPARAAAGTRVRGFTLIELLVVLVILGLLAGLVGPQVMRYLGESKTRAAQVQIQELSSALDLYRLDVGSYPTTEQGLSALVREPSGAQRWNGPYLRKREVPEDPWGNAYRYRFPGQHGAFDLWSYGADGREGGEGESADVVSWE
- a CDS encoding type II secretion system F family protein, whose protein sequence is MPLFHYKASTGEGEVVEGEYEAPDAQAVVRYLQSSGQIPIRVREAHGMAALHLPGIGRNRRVRAQDLHAFTEELATLLRAGLPLERSLQMLVELSGDSPLGGLVARVLDRVRSGSSLSDALEAQGSVFSRLYVNMVRAGELGGSLDGVLTRLADYLRRSRELRETIVSALVYPAILVVVSVISVLVLLTFVVPHFTQLFEDADQALPLMTQVVVASGDFMAGYGWTIPIGAVLLYLFLRRQLRRPQSRLRWDRRLLRLPLFGDLIRKLETARLSRTLGTLLGNGVPLLAGLSIVRETLGNRVLAEGLGTAVDGLKEGKGMADPLLQADVFPKLGVQMIKVGEQTGRLEDMLIQVADVYDREVRTAIQRMLTLLEPVLIVGLGLVIAFIIISILVAIVSVNELAF